The genomic stretch GAGTCGGGCGGCTACGGCATGCTCATCGGGCCGCAGAGCACGAAGGAGCAGCGCGCCGAGTTCGCCGACAAGATCAAGTCGAACCCCCGCAACTACATCGCCCAGCCGACGCTCAGCTTCTCCCGCTCCCCCTGCTTCGTCGATGGGAAGATGGAACCCCGCCACATCGATCTCCGGCCCTTCATCCTCTTCGGGGAAAAGGTCCGCATCGTCCCCGGCGGCCTCACCCGCGTCGCCTTCACCCGCGGTTCCCTGGTCGTGAACTCCTCCCAGGGCGGCGGCAGCAAGGACACCTGGGTCGTCAACGACGAGCCGGCCAAGGGAACCAAAGCCGACTAAGCACAAACGCCAGCCCACCCCAGCGAAACCCTTCCTATGCTTTCCCGCGTTGCCGACAGCCTCTACTGGATGGCCCGTTACCTCGAACGGGCCGAGCGTTCCGCCCGCCTCCTCAGCGTCCACCTCCACCTCATGCTCGACCACTCCGGCGGCAGCGAGGAGGAACGCTGGAAGCGGATCCTCGACAGCCTCTCGATCCCCGTCCCGAAGGACGTCCCGCTGGAGAGCGCGCCGATGCTCCATTACCTCGTCCTCGATCCCGAGAACAGCGCCTCCATCCTCACCTCGATCAGCGCCGCCCGGTCGAACGCCCGCCAGCTCCGCGACCACATCAGCTCCGAGATGTGGTCCCAGCTGAACCGCCTCCACCTCCGCCTCCGGGAGCCCGGCTTCGCCTCGATCCTCTCGACCGATCCCAACGACCTCCTGCGCCAGATCATCGACAGCATCACCCTCTTCAACGGCCTCACCCACACCACCATCAACCGGGGCGAGTCGTGGCAGTTCATCCTCATCGGCCGCTACCTGGAGCGGGCCTCCCTCGTCTCCACCTTCACCAGCACCCACTTCCGCACCTTCTACAAGAAGAAGGAGGGCGGGGGCGTCGGGGAGAACTTCATGGAATGGGTCGGCCTCCTCAAGGCGTGCAGCGCCTTCGAGTCGTTCTGCAACCACCACACCGCCGACATCCAGCCGAAGCTCGTCGCCGAGTACCTCCTCCTGGAGCCCGAGTTCCCGCAGGCCGCCTGCTTCGCCGCCCTCGCCGTCGACGAGGCCGCCCACCGCATCGTCGAGCTCAATGACGGGGAGCACACCCCCACCCTCGTCCGCCGCGCCGGGAAGCTCGCCTCGATGCTCCGCTACGCCGAGATCGACGACGTCCTCGCCGGGGATCTCCACGCCTTCACCGCCTCGATCGAGGCCCAGTCGGACCAGATCCACCAGGCCGTCTACAGCAGCTACATCAACTTCCCCCTCGAAAACGCCATCGCGATCTAGCCCCCTCCGCGCCATGTTCTATTCCATCCTCCACCGCACCCGGCACGAGTACTCGGCCCCCGTCTCGGAGAACCTCGTCGAATGCCGGATGATGCCCCGCTCCGAGGGAGCCCAGCGCTGCCTCGCCTTCGAGCTCCAGACCGAGCCCCGCAGCAACGTCCTCCACTACCCCGACCACCAGGGGAACACCGTCCACCACTTCGACATCCCCCGCCTCCACGAGCACCTCGTGATCACCGCCCGGGCCATCGTCGAGGTCGTCGATGAGTTCCCCTCCGTCACCACCCAGAACTCCGACATCTGGGAGGAGATCGAGCACCTCACCTCCCAGGGCGGCGACTACTGGGAGGACCTCATGCCGAGCAAATTCGTCCAGACGACCCCGGCCCTCCTCGAACTGGTGAAGGCGCTCAACGTCGTCCGCCGGGGCGATCCCTACACCCTCCTCACCGAGATCAACAAGGGGCTGAAGAAGAAGCTCTCCCTCGTCCCGCCCCCCTCCCGCGTCCCCTCGCCGTTGGAAGAGGTCCTCGCCAAGGGCAAGGCGACGAGCCAGGACTTCAGCCACCTCATGATCGCCCTCGTCCGGCAGCTCGGCATCCCGGCCCGCTACGTCAACGGCTACTACCTCTGGAGCGCCGAAGGCCACAAGATGGCCGACCGCGCCGACACCCATTCCTGGGTCGAGGTCTGCCTCCCCGGCTGGGGCTGGGTCGGCTTCGACCCCACCCACGGCACCGTCCCCACCACCCGCCACATCCGCGTCGCCACGGGCCGGGACTACGCCGACGTCCCCTCGACGCGCGGCGTCTTCCAGGGCATGGCCGAGCGCAAGATCGAGAGCAAGGTGACCGTGAAGGAGCTGCAGGAAGGGCCGAAGCACGTCTTCTCCCTCCCCGCGCAGCTCGACCATCACTAGGGCCCATCGACATTCAGGGCCAGGCCGCGTTGCTCCTTGGCCCTAGACCTCGATCGCCGCGATCCTCTCCGCGATCGTCCGCGTTTTCGGCCAATCGCCCGGCTGGCGCAGGAGGACCGTCTCGATCCGCCACAGGGCGACGAAAAGCGCGTCGGCCCCCAGCTTCCGCTCGGCGATGTCATGGAGCTGGAGCAGGTAGGGATCGTACTCGTCCTCGATCGGCCGTTCCGACGCGATGTCGAGCGGGTCCCAATCGCGGACGAGGATCGTGCGGATCGCTTCGTTGAGTTCGGTTCCCATGCGTCCCCTTAACCGATCTTCAGGGCATAGCGCCCGTTCCGGCGCGACACGCCCATCCTGGCGCCGAAGGCGGCGGAAAGGACCGCCCTCGTCACCGTCTTTTCCAGCGTCCCCGAGGCGATCACCCGTCCCTTCCGCAGGACCAGCCCATGGGTGAAGCCGGGAACGATCTCCTCCACGTGATGGGTCACGAGGATCACCGTCGGGGCGTCGGGCCGGGCGACCCATTTTTGGAGGAAGCCGAGGAATTCCTCCCGCGCCGCCGGATCGAGGCCCGCGCAGGGCTCGTCGAGGATCAGGACATGGACGTCGGCCATCAGGGCGCGGGCGATCAAGACCCGCTGCCTCTCCCCCTGGGAAAGGAAAAGCCACGGCCGGTCGGCCAGGCGGCGGCAGCCGAGGCGGGAGAGGAGCGCCAGTCCCTTCTTCCGATCGGCCGCCTTCACCGGCCCCCAATGATTGACGACGGCCTCCTTGCCGGTGACGACCACCTCGAGCCCCGTCTCCCCGTCCTCGACGCGCTGCCGGAGCGCCGAACTGACCAGCCCGACCTGCTTCCGCAGTTCCCGCCAGTCGTACGCGCCGAAGGTCCGCCCGAGGAGCGCGACCGTCCCCGAGCTCGCCGGGAGATACCCCGTCAACGCCGAGAGGAGCGAGGTCTTGCCCGAGCCGTTGGCCCCCAGCAACACCCAATGCTCCCCCCGCCCGATCGTCCAGTCGATGTCCCGCAGGATCGCCGTCTCCCGGAGCAGGGAAAGGCCGTGGATGTCGAGAATCGGTTGGTCTGAAGACGAAGAAGGCCGCCGCATAGCAAGCCACTATGGCGGCGGCCCCGACGGAAATCAACCGAGGGCGGTGAAGTCGCTGCCTTAGTAAGGCCGCGTCACGAACTGGAAGATCGCGTCGTCGTTCCCCGGCAGGCCCTCGTGGCCGAAGTCGGGATAGATGCGGAGCGATTTCGGCGCCGTGATTTTGTTGTAGGCCGCGAACTGGGTCGAGGGCGGGCAGACCGAATCCATCAGGCCGACGCTCATCACCGTCTCCGCCTTGATGCGCGGGGCGAGGTTCTGGATGTCGATGTAGCCGAGCTTCATGAAGATCTCGTCCTCCCGCTCGTGGAGCGGATCGAAGTTGCGGAAGTAGGTCTTCAGCTCCGCGTAGGCGTCCTTCGCCTGATCCATCTCCCAGACCCGGCGGTAATCGCTCAGGAACGGGAAGACCGTCGCGAGGCGGCGGATG from Verrucomicrobium sp. GAS474 encodes the following:
- a CDS encoding alpha-E domain-containing protein, with product MLSRVADSLYWMARYLERAERSARLLSVHLHLMLDHSGGSEEERWKRILDSLSIPVPKDVPLESAPMLHYLVLDPENSASILTSISAARSNARQLRDHISSEMWSQLNRLHLRLREPGFASILSTDPNDLLRQIIDSITLFNGLTHTTINRGESWQFILIGRYLERASLVSTFTSTHFRTFYKKKEGGGVGENFMEWVGLLKACSAFESFCNHHTADIQPKLVAEYLLLEPEFPQAACFAALAVDEAAHRIVELNDGEHTPTLVRRAGKLASMLRYAEIDDVLAGDLHAFTASIEAQSDQIHQAVYSSYINFPLENAIAI
- a CDS encoding transglutaminase family protein, with the translated sequence MFYSILHRTRHEYSAPVSENLVECRMMPRSEGAQRCLAFELQTEPRSNVLHYPDHQGNTVHHFDIPRLHEHLVITARAIVEVVDEFPSVTTQNSDIWEEIEHLTSQGGDYWEDLMPSKFVQTTPALLELVKALNVVRRGDPYTLLTEINKGLKKKLSLVPPPSRVPSPLEEVLAKGKATSQDFSHLMIALVRQLGIPARYVNGYYLWSAEGHKMADRADTHSWVEVCLPGWGWVGFDPTHGTVPTTRHIRVATGRDYADVPSTRGVFQGMAERKIESKVTVKELQEGPKHVFSLPAQLDHH
- a CDS encoding ABC transporter ATP-binding protein — translated: MRRPSSSSDQPILDIHGLSLLRETAILRDIDWTIGRGEHWVLLGANGSGKTSLLSALTGYLPASSGTVALLGRTFGAYDWRELRKQVGLVSSALRQRVEDGETGLEVVVTGKEAVVNHWGPVKAADRKKGLALLSRLGCRRLADRPWLFLSQGERQRVLIARALMADVHVLILDEPCAGLDPAAREEFLGFLQKWVARPDAPTVILVTHHVEEIVPGFTHGLVLRKGRVIASGTLEKTVTRAVLSAAFGARMGVSRRNGRYALKIG